From a region of the Neobacillus niacini genome:
- a CDS encoding ribosomal-processing cysteine protease Prp yields the protein MEITRSISDDKIMSYRSQGHANYDVHGKDIVCAGVSAVTSLFICE from the coding sequence GTGGAAATTACTAGAAGCATTTCTGACGATAAAATCATGTCTTACCGATCTCAGGGTCATGCGAATTATGACGTGCATGGCAAGGACATTGTTTGTGCTGGTGTATCGGCTGTAACATCATTATTTATTTGTGAATAA